The proteins below are encoded in one region of Streptomyces cyanogenus:
- a CDS encoding 4-(cytidine 5'-diphospho)-2-C-methyl-D-erythritol kinase — protein sequence MSVTVRVPAKVNVQLAVGAARPDGFHDLANVFLAVGLYDEVTVTPADELRITCEGPDAGQVPLDRTNLAARAAIALAGRRGIEPDVHIHIAKDIPVAGGMAGGSADGAGALLACDRLWGTGASRAELLAICAELGSDVPFSLVGGAALGVGRGEQLTALEVGGTFHWVFAMAGRGLSTPAVFREFDRLAQGREIPEPVASAELVEALAKGDAEALAAAVSNDLQPAALSLFPELADTLESGRGAGALAALVSGSGPTTAFLARDAEAAQKVAAALRGSGTCRAVRTAGGPVVGATVL from the coding sequence GTGAGCGTCACGGTCCGGGTCCCGGCCAAGGTCAACGTCCAGCTCGCGGTCGGCGCCGCCCGCCCCGACGGGTTCCACGACCTCGCCAACGTCTTCCTCGCCGTCGGCCTGTACGACGAGGTGACCGTCACCCCCGCCGACGAACTCCGGATCACCTGCGAGGGGCCGGACGCCGGCCAGGTCCCCCTGGACCGCACCAACCTCGCCGCGCGCGCCGCGATCGCCCTCGCCGGGCGCCGGGGCATCGAACCGGACGTCCACATCCACATCGCCAAGGACATCCCGGTCGCCGGTGGCATGGCGGGCGGCAGCGCGGACGGCGCGGGCGCGCTGCTCGCGTGCGACCGGCTGTGGGGTACGGGCGCCTCCCGCGCGGAGCTGCTCGCGATCTGCGCCGAGCTGGGCAGTGACGTCCCGTTCAGCCTGGTCGGCGGGGCGGCCCTCGGTGTCGGGCGCGGTGAGCAGCTGACCGCGCTGGAGGTCGGCGGCACCTTCCACTGGGTGTTCGCGATGGCCGGGCGGGGGCTGTCGACGCCGGCGGTGTTCCGGGAGTTCGACCGGCTGGCGCAGGGGCGGGAGATCCCGGAGCCGGTGGCTTCGGCGGAGCTGGTGGAGGCGCTGGCGAAGGGGGACGCGGAGGCGCTGGCCGCCGCTGTCTCCAACGATCTCCAGCCGGCCGCCCTGTCCCTCTTCCCGGAGCTGGCCGACACGCTGGAGTCGGGACGCGGGGCGGGTGCGCTCGCCGCGCTGGTCTCCGGGTCCGGGCCTACGACGGCCTTCCTCGCGCGGGATGCCGAGGCGGCCCAGAAGGTGGCAGCGGCCCTGCGGGGGTCGGGGACGTGCAGGGCGGTGCGGACCGCGGGGGGGCCGGTGGTGGGGGCGACGGTGCTCTGA
- the rsmA gene encoding 16S rRNA (adenine(1518)-N(6)/adenine(1519)-N(6))-dimethyltransferase RsmA has product MSSPTPDALLGPADIRELAAALGVRPTKQRGQNFVIDANTVRRIVRTADVRPDDVVVEVGPGLGSLTLALLEVADRVTAVEIDDVLAAALPATIAARMPGRADRFALVHSDAMHVTELPGPAPTALVANLPYNVAVPVLLHMLDTFPSIERTLVMVQSEVADRLAAAPGNKVYGVPSVKANWYAEVKRAGAIGRNVFWPAPNVDSGLVSLVRRTEPIKTTASRAEVFAVVDAAFAQRRKTLRAALAGWAGSAAAAEAALVAAGVSPQARGESLTVEEFARIAEHRNAVTEHEESGT; this is encoded by the coding sequence GTGAGCAGCCCCACCCCCGACGCCCTCCTCGGTCCGGCCGACATCCGCGAGCTCGCGGCAGCGCTCGGTGTCCGGCCCACGAAGCAGCGCGGCCAGAACTTCGTGATCGACGCCAACACCGTCCGCCGTATCGTCCGCACCGCAGACGTCCGCCCCGACGACGTGGTCGTGGAGGTCGGCCCGGGACTCGGCTCGCTCACCCTCGCGCTGCTGGAGGTCGCCGACCGCGTCACCGCCGTCGAGATCGACGACGTGCTGGCCGCCGCGCTGCCCGCCACCATCGCCGCCCGCATGCCCGGGCGCGCCGACCGGTTCGCGCTGGTCCACTCCGACGCGATGCACGTCACCGAGCTGCCCGGCCCCGCCCCGACGGCCCTGGTGGCGAACCTGCCGTACAACGTCGCCGTCCCCGTGCTGCTGCACATGCTCGACACCTTCCCGAGCATCGAGCGCACCCTCGTCATGGTGCAGTCGGAGGTCGCCGACCGGCTCGCCGCAGCGCCCGGCAACAAGGTGTACGGCGTGCCGTCGGTGAAGGCCAACTGGTACGCCGAGGTCAAGCGGGCCGGGGCCATCGGCCGCAACGTCTTCTGGCCCGCGCCGAACGTGGACAGCGGACTGGTGTCCCTGGTGCGGCGGACCGAGCCGATCAAGACCACCGCGTCCAGGGCCGAGGTCTTCGCCGTCGTCGACGCGGCCTTCGCGCAGCGCCGCAAGACCCTGCGGGCCGCCCTTGCCGGCTGGGCGGGATCCGCCGCCGCCGCCGAGGCCGCCCTGGTCGCCGCCGGGGTCTCGCCGCAGGCGCGCGGGGAGTCGCTGACGGTGGAGGAGTTCGCGCGGATCGCCGAGCACAGGAACGCCGTCACCGAGCACGAGGAGAGCGGCACGTGA